The following DNA comes from Hordeum vulgare subsp. vulgare chromosome 3H, MorexV3_pseudomolecules_assembly, whole genome shotgun sequence.
TTCTACTGTAACTCCACCTGCTCCCGGAGTGGAGTTGTGGAGTGGAGGTGGTGCTCTGCGTTTTTCTACTGTAACTCCACCTGCTCCCGGAGTGGAGTTATGGAGTGGAGGTGGTGCTCTGCGTTTTTCTACTGTAACTCCACCTGCTTCCGGAGTGGAGTTGTGGAGTGAAGGTGGTGCTCTGCGTTTTTCTACTGTAACTCCACCTGCTCCCGGAGTGGAGTTGTGGAGTGGAGGTAATCCTAACAGGGCCCTAATCTTGATACCCATCGAGTGAATCCCGACGCGTGGAGAGATCGATCCATCCGGAGACACTAATTGGTACCATTATATTATTGCTTGCACCGGGAGAATCAAATGAATGGTAGCAAATTAAGCTCGTTTCAGCTCAACAGGATTTGGCGGGTTCCTCTGCCATTATTATCTGCGTAGCTTCCCGCCAACCTACGGGAGAGGACGAGTGGAGTGCACGAGACCTCACCTCACCTCACCTCGCCGGCAACAATATTTTAGAGCAAGCAAGAGGAAGCACCACCAGCAGCAGCCGAAACCAAACCAAACCATTTCTCTCGTGACCATGGCGCCGGGGACGACCGAGccgctcctcctccgcccggagcaGCGCCGGCGTCCGCGGGACTGGCTCGCGTGGGGGCTGCCGGCGGCGGTCCTGCTCCTGTTGCTGCTGTCCGTCTCGGGCCCTCTCCGTCCGCCACTTTTCCGCGTGCCGGCGCCGGAGACCGTCCCGTTGACCCTGCTCGCCGGCGCGCAGGAGAAGGGAGCAGTGTGCTTGGACGGGACCCCGCCGGGGTACCACCTGCAGAGAGGCTCCGGCGACGGATCCAACCGCTGGCTCATCCATCTCGAGGTCCGTATGGTGATACTTTCTTTTCATGCGTCGTCCCAATTGCACAAAGAACAAGAAATGTTCTTGTACTGATAGAGATAGCTCATCTAACATTCATCCGTTTTATTATTAtataatatatacatatatattggTATTCGTCACCCTGGATGAAATGGATTACCTGGATGAAGAATATATATCAAGGGTTGACTATTCGTCACCTTGGATGAAGAATAATTATTCTTTACCCCCTTTATTTTTtcatcaatgcatcgtaattttatgttatatattttttatttcatacataaaaagagatcgtaagaaaaattataatcatcataaaaaatattttatgtcacgtagaattaaaaacataaaaacatagtgtaaaatatacatgaaatATGATTTTTCTGGCCTTATGACCTATACTTTTAAGTTTTTACATCAAATTTTAAGTAATGAATCAATATAAATCTAACTATTGGTattccaaatgtaatttatttatgaaacagtCGTATGACGTTCTAACCTTTTCTCTTATTCGAATGGATGTATATAGAAACATTTTAGTGTATTTGTTCACTCGTTTCAATCTGTATGTATAGTCTATATTGAAGTATCTGAAACATCTTATATtgatggacggagggagtatatagttATTTTATTCTTCTTATACACGTCTCGTAACCAATTACCAAGAAGATATCGCTCAAATTGTACTAGATAATCTTTAAAATATACACTTTTGATAACCCATTGCTTTTAGAAAAGTACATTTTCCATAACCAAAGTATACTTTGAGATAGAGACCCGCGCCCTAATTTCTGTTACCACCAAGCACATGCCTTTTCATTGTTAATGTTTCTATCATGATAGGGCAATTAGTTGATTAACCTGCATGGTAGGGATGTTTAGCAGGTAGGTTCTCGAGGTAAGCCAATTAGTGGTTGACTTGTATATTATTCACTTAAATACATCCAGGGAGGAGGTTGGTGCAGTACAGTCAAGGATTGTTCCAACCGCAGAATGTACGCGCTCGGTTCATCCAACTTCATGAAACCGATGCGCTTCGCCGGTGCTGGGATCCTCGGCAGTGATCAGCTGCAAAATCCTGGTAGTTCCATCGTTATCTTCCTGTTTGTTTACATAATCATATAGTATTTTTTTACCTGTTTCATATGTATTCCCACTAACTTTGATCAGCGTGTAATCAGATTTCTACAACTGGAACAAAGTGTTTGTGCGGTATTGCGATGGGGCGTCGTTTTCCGGGGACGCGGAAGGTCGAGCACAGGTGAATTTTCTGAGTCTTAGTCTGATGTCGCTATCTCCGTTGCTTCAAGTAATAATGTTCTATTGGTGATGATGTAGGATGGAAGCATACTTTACTTCAGAGGATTGCGCATCTACCAAGCGGTCCTTGACGAACTCATGGAAAAAGGACTTGCCAACGCTACACAGGTCATACTTAACTTACAAAGTTCGTATAGTTTGAACATGAATCGGCAGTATATAAATATTACTCTGTCAATTTCAGCAACAACCATTGATTATTTTCTTGCGAACAACCCCATGCGACATTCCTCATTTTTCTACACATTTCAGGCCCTCCTCACAGGCTGTTCTGCTGGTGGTCTAGCCACGATACTGCATTGCGATGATTTCAGTGCACGGTTTTCTCGTGATGTTTCAGTCAAATGCCTTGCTGATGCTGGGTTTTTTCTTGACGTGTAAGACCCTTTGAAAACAAATGTGACCCACCACCCACCACCACCAGCATTGCACTTGAACTAAAGTACTTTTTTTCTTCGACAGAAAGGATATTTCTGGGAAAAGGTCCTTTTGGTCTGTCTATGATGGCGTTGTTCACCTCCAGGTTTGCTGTTAGACATGCTTCAAACTTTAAAAGACATGCCTTATTTTATAATCCAGGCTTGTGGTCATCTTCTAGTCCTGTTTTGCACTTCTCTAAAATTTGAATACCAGAAAAGGCTTTATAAAACTCTTGTTTTTCAAGTGTTTAGTCTTGTGCCACAATCAATAAGCACTGAAATATTTTTCCGTCCATGTGATTAATACCACTTTGTACTGAATGCTGTTGAGttaatttttttctttgtttgatAAATTTATTTCAGAATGTTAGAGAAGTGTTGCCCAAGGACTGCCTTGCCAACAAGGAGCCAACCGAGGTACTTTCCATTGTCCAGTTTGATTTTCTTGTCATACTTGCTCCCTTAATAGATTATGCTAACTGAAATAATGTTGCTCCTAGTGTTTCTTCCCCGCAGAGCTTATTAAGAGCACCCGCACCCCCATGTTTATTCTCAACTCTGCGTATGATTCATGGCAGGTAttttggaatgatttttctttttgttcttcttccaacttCTCTTTTAAAGTTATCACTATTTTATCGATGACTCTTCGCCACAGGTACGGAATGTTCTTGTACCAGTTTCGTCGGCTCCTGATAAGTCATGGTCGAGTTGCAAGGATAATATCCGGAACTGCAATTCCACACAAATCAAAGTCCTCAATGGTTAGCTTAGCTtgtcattttctctttttttctctctctctctcattcaaCACCAATGTCTTTGTTGTGCAACGAAACACTGAATATTCAGCTTCTCTGTGAAATAGGCTTCAGGAACACAATGGTGGGTGCATTGAATGTTGTCGAAGATAAGGAGGACTGGGGATTGTTCATCGATTCATGCTTCACACACTGTCAATCCCTATATGGCATCTCCTGGAATTCAGAAATCTCCCCGAGGCTTGGAAATAAGGTAGGGAATTAAAAATTCTAACGTAAAACACGTTATCTATGCCATCAATTTCTTTTGCGATGAATCTGTGGTATCTGATTCGGCGTGTTGTTACCTGGATTATCACAATTTTGTCGAGCAGACCATTGCAGAGGCCGCAGGAGATTGGTACCATGGAAGGAGCCAAGGAGTGAAAGAGATAGACTGCGAGTATCCATGCAACCCAACATGCAGCGGACAGTTGCCTCCATGATTTATTATTAGATCCCGTCAAGATTTATTATGTCAACGAGGGCAAATGCAGATAGCATTATCTTGTGATGTCCATCATAGTGCCAATTTAGAATGAAAATAAGTATACACAGACGAAAGACACTGTGTCAAGTAAAAAGTTCCCATTTCTGCAAAAAACTGAGGTTATAAATATTTGGAATGGATCTTCCTCCTCCCTAAGTTTCGTTTCGTCACACACTTGTGTCACTCCCCGGCAGCGACACGAGGTGTCGGAGTCGATGCCAGCGAATACAGGTGTTGCTACCACGAGATTGTCTATGGCCTCTACGtgccttagagcaactctagcagaccccgcatcccgccccgaccAACAAATGAGCGCCAAATTGCGGGTCGGGGCCGGAAAATCCGCACGAGCAGACCCGGCATCCCGGccgacccgcattattttttgcggggcgcggcaaaTCTTCTCCCCCAACCTCCATCTTCACGGGctgggaggccgacccgagctcaACCCCTATCCGGCGCGAGATTTGGCGGGACGGACATTTCCGTGCGCCCTTTCCCCGTTCCCCGCACCCTCCGCCACCATTGCCACCCATCCGCAAGCTTCGGTTCCTCCTCCCCGGTCGTTCCTCGCCGCCATGGAGGACCACATGCTGTCCGCCGTCACAGTCGAGGTCGCGCATGCTCCTTCCCCTCGggcggatctcgtcgccggccatgttgcccccgccgccgtcgcccaagCACATGTCGCACCTTCCCGAAAGAGGCAGGGCACCGTGGTCGTGCAGGGCGGGAATCTGGCTGCCCCCGCCGCGACGGCCCGCGCTCCGGGCGCCAACGCCTCAGTGCGATCCCGGCTGGCGGCGCACAAGGACGGCAAGGCCGCGGCCGTAAAGCGGAGGAAGGTTCCGGCTTCAAGGAAGCCACCTTATTCAACCTCTgacttcacccccccccccccgaaaggaggtgctccggcgatgcAGTTGAACAATTATGCTCCCCACGCGgccgaggtgttcgacgaaatggccggaaggtatgcCTCTTCGGTCTTGgcgattccttttcatttttcgccATTAGTCTTGATAGCTCGTGACTTGTTATCGTTCGCTATAGCAGTGGTTCGAACAATGCAACAAACGAGTTCATGAACATGTTGGACACGAACACGGTTGACATTGATCAAGCATCTTTCTAACCATTCAACTACAATGAAACGGACGGTGGCGTGGATGATCATGGTGCTGCGGACGAATTGGAGGAGATCGAATCGGAAGCGTTTGAGCAATCGCAAGCAAAGGATGGGAAAAGCcaaagatcgaagaactacacgatcttagaaaatcaagctttgatccaagcatggagtgTGGTGTCTCTTGATGCATGCACGGGTGTTTCTCAAACCGCCAAAAGATATTGGCAAAGGATCGAAGATCAATACTTCCGCATTATGAAAAAGTATCCTAATAGGACTGTACGCACATTTCGGTCACTTCAAGGGCGTTGGGAGAATATCAAACCTATGTGCAGTcgttgggcagcttgcttggagcaagtacgcAATGCACCTCCAAGTGGCACCGTGGAGTCCGACTATGTGAGTTTGTTTTTCCTTTGTTCAAtttatgcatcatcataatgtatCATGGGAAATGATTGCATCATTTCGTTCACATTTTGTAGGACAAGATTGCTCAACATAGATACaaggacatggaagcttcggaaggcaaattcttcaaattagagcattgttgggagttgctccaaaagtgcgacaagtggaagttgatcgacagagaatccccaccaaagagaggctcacttataaacatggatgaagatgaggatgatgatggcccaagaaattgtcaacctttgtcaacctttggtggaaactggtacttatactttttcttgttctctcccgcaatctgatcatctgtttcttacgagtactttagaaagtatgctctcaacttgtcgaatgtgtattgaactattgccgtcaccggcaatgcacggacacccttcaacacccggttgaagcattctgccatgttacttgtcatttgaccatatcttcggccatcttcgtcataagctcgtgcccacttggcccgaagttcaatgtgcctgttaagaaactcaagcccacctgcatcaagttttttgtttacaagcaaagcattgtacaatcttgcaaatcgtttgtccgaaaatgcttgacaacaatcttgaagatcatccaccaactccttgctaccacatgcccggtagaagtttgcacagaaatgcctcatgcaccatcgatgatgcaaaggagcatggccgggaatgacaatgtcaaccgcgttaagtatgccttgatggcgatccgatatggcacatatttccctctcaaacggtaatactttggttctcaaaatatgcaagaaccattcccagttaacattgttctctgcctcaaccaaagcaaaagccaaaggcatcaaccggttattggcatcacttgctattgcaaccaacagagtgcccttgaattgtccggtcaaaaacgtgccatcgatggagatgacaggacgaaagtgctggaaagccctcacacattgctcaaatgcccaaaatgcacggccaaatacgcggaccctatttccattcagaatccttgttttctccccatacggctcgaccacatgaaccatgcccgggttagtgtgggcaatagctcccaacaacctaggtatgcggttgtatgcttcctcccaatcaccatacaacatcttgaatgcggcttgctttgctttccatgccttaccatatttcacctcgtagtgaaagagggctttcacaaggtctagtacgctttttatgctcgttgtaggaagagaggagatggagttggaaatcctataagcgatgaactcggaggtgagttgtctatgactttgcgacgaaagggcaccatcaaccctcttgcctcgacaaatgtgaggcatacaactcacaatgttccatcctggccctcctttccatggtcttgcacggacaatccaaggacaacctctatcctcacatgcaaccgtgtaacgcagcttcatgtttaaatgaacaactttgtgtggcctataatgcgtcACAGagtattcatccaaccacatcttcagttcaaagaatgtttcgaactttgaccccggcaaaataatattcttcccatgtgtgtcccgatgagaaggtggcctaactccagacaatatgccttcgcctccgtcaaccacggcttcatccgcaaggctaagatcctcgaagaatggtgtccggtgatcacgctttaataccttcgtgaaagcttcagcctcctttgccgtgaacccttcctcatcaacttcttcatcgggaccctcatcgtcagactcggaggcatagccacgtgagtacggaatagaatggtccattgtctcttgcaaattatatttgtccaaatcaccaagattgttgtcatgaagaacattaccatcattctcatcatcatcgtgctcatcattagcctctaccaatggttcatgttcaatgttgacctcttcgttggcctcatcgacacaagaaagaggttcaatgttggcctcttcgttgatgggtgcgggaatagcttcaacaatcgaagaggcaacccggttcaaatccaacaagttaggaacatttgtttttatgacaaataactctagagccttgtctagtgaatcggccaccgtatccttgtatgcaagccaacgttgctcggagttgacacgcatggtcttccaacgaatgtgcattccgaatcccacattatgcctaccatcaaactcaactacatcactagggtccatccaattcaaatcctttcggacttgttccaacaattcaccatagctaggacacaaatcgaacaccatgtcaagctcatccgggtccggattaatattgccttttaaaaaggcatccttgtccacgtgatgaacataaacacatgttcttcccatacctaaacaacaaaacatagaaccttttttataagcaatcatacaattacaataaccctagcctaacttccaaacaaccataaccctaaccccatcataaccctaacacaaccaaacatccctaaccctagcctaaccctaaaacaaccataatgcaaacatccaaacaaccctaattctaaccccatcataccccttatcctaacatacaaacaaatacaacaatatcatatacatcccacatttcatgaaaaactagggtttcctcaaatttgcaaaaaaaaaagaccacaaaagatttttctttggatgagaatgagggaagaggtggggattaccttaggggagtgattggacaacaaatgcccggtccaaacctttaaatttggtgatttagagaaggatttgagggagggggcagtggctgggagagaggctgggggaggggaatgagggggggatgaggagggggtggggaggggggctggccggtccagttaagtcaatgtgtggcgcctaagcgttcggcgccacacattacaatgtgtgacgcctgaggcttaggcgtcacacggcctgggggatgggcccctccctgccaggtggtcggggggtgtggcgtcgaacggctaggcgtcacacagtgtagtgtggcgtctaggtgtcgggcgccacacaaaagggtcagacgGGTGAAATCTTTCCCCCGAAgggtcactccgtgagttctttcccctcaggggtcatttttgtcaattttgcctaaTGTGGACGACGCGGCAGTTGGATCTGATGCTGGGATTGTGTTGTGCTCCTGTACGTCAGCATGGTGTCGTGTCGATTGGAATTTGGAAAGTCGGGCAACTTGGGTTGTGTGCCACAGTCATATATATGGTGCAGGTGGTCATGCCTCTGGTCGTGTAAGACATATATATGCTCCTCACTGCTTTAATTGATACGCGTCGTGTGGGTGGCCCATCGTGTGTTCCCCTGTTAGTGGCTCAATGCTGCACGAGTAGTGTTGTGGCTTGTTTGTGCCCTGGCTacagtggcggtggcggtggtggtgcaaCTAGCTAGTCCAGCATGCATGGCGGTGTGGCTTGTTTGTGTCCTTTTCTTCCTCTTTTTAATTGAGCGTTCGCTCTGGCGAAAGATGCAGTTGATGTTTGTCACTGTTGGTCTTGCAAGCTTCATATATAACGGCACGGGTCAAAGATGGTGAGGCATAACGCTCTGGGCGAAAGCTTTCTTCTTTCATAGGGGTTGTACGTTGTCGGCTTTTTCTATTTGATGTCAAGTAGTCGGTCGTTCGCACACAACGGATGAACCTAGCTAGCGATCGAACTGGGCTAGCCAATCTCAGAAGCTAACGAGTACAAGCATCCGGTTTTGGGAACATTCTGGAAGGTTCTAGCCTGGTTTTTCCGGTTTTGGGAATATTCTAGAAGGTTCCTGAACCATTTTTTACTTGTTTTTCGCTTTCTTACGTTTCTTTACTAAtcgtttttccttttttctgtttatgtttcttctcttttttcttttttgttcagCTTCGTTTCTTTATGCTTTTGTTAAAAAAATTCACAATGTCTTCAGAAAAAATGGGGATTTCAATAAATAATTCCGTTTCGAAACTTGTTCGCTGATTTCAAAGAGTATTCATgtttccaaaaaaatcagaagattcaaaaaatgttcttgttcTAAAAATTGTTCACAAATTTCAAAAATTGTCCGTGTCTTAAATTGTATTCGGCAGTTTAAATAAATGTTCTGTTTCAATAATTGTGTgcatatttcaaaaaatgttcttattTTCAACAAAAATCCAACGTATCAAAAAAAttggttttcaaaaaatgttctggccCCGTATTTAGTTTTGGAATTTCAAAACATGTTCctgttttgaaaaaatgtttgtgtttttaAATTTTGTTCTAGAGTTCCATAAAATGCTCTTGTTTTCCAAAAAAtagaaatttcaaaaaatgttcccgttttgaaaaaatgttcacgtattcatttttcagagttagaaaaaattgtttagtattttcaaaaaatgttcccttTTTTGAAAATATCTGAGTTTTTTAGAATTTTGTTCAtaaattgaaaaaatgtttgcatttcataaaacattttctcTTTATTAAAACAAATGTTTTTGGTTTgcaattttaaaaatacttgaatCTGCAATGGTTTTGGTTCTTAATTGATACGCACAAACAAATATTCAGCTACGGTCGTTAGTTCTATTGGTAATATCATGTCCTCGTGAACTCGAGTTCCTGCCTTCGATACCTATAGAACGCTATATTTGTTAGGTCTCCATACTAGCGCTACAGTCATGTTCGCTGTTGGGTCGCTAGCTTGGGTTGGGCCGACCCAATCGGATATCTGCCCGTGCGTGCGGCCGGCAATTTGCCGCAAAGAGCGGCAGGTAGGAGATCCCGTTGCTATCATTGATGTTGGTGCATGTAGGTGCCCCCCTCCAAAGCCAAATGTGGTGGAAGCAACGTTAAAGGGTTTGATGGGGCGTTTGTGCGTGGTTCGATGGCGAGGCATAACGCTTTGAGCGAAAACTTTATGGTCGACGGGGGTTGATGTTGGTTATGCCAGCATGCTCGAACGTCATCTGCCTTCTTGAAGGCCTTTTCTAAGATATTTCCTTCAATCTCTTTGGGAAGAACGCATGTTGGGTGGTGTCTGCTAGCTTGGGTTGTTATTGGTGATATTTTAACACATAATATGATAATACTGATAACTAAGTGTCGATGTGATCTCATAGTACACCATAAGTTAGGTCTGTCCAAGATCATTGTTCTATCAACAACATGTTGTCATTATTTCTGCCATCCTTGTTAGTTAAACAATGGCTTAAGATCATGAAAACAAGATCATCATGCAATATGTAACCTAGTCTTAAAGATGTGACTAGGGATCTACTTGGTCTTCATATGTTTCCACACATGCAACTGAATTTTCGTTTGAATCTAATATTCAGGAACCATTGCAATTAGAGTATGGAAATATAAACATTAATTATGAATatgaaaaatgaaataataatttattatttcctctaaggacatatttccaacatgcccGAGATAAGTACTCTATATGTTGGCATCCCTAGTGAGGCCGACCTAAGCATTCGAGTCTACCGCTTCCTCCCAAAGAATCAAGCTTAGTGAGGATGAGATTGGCCACCTCTttgactgttggggaatgttgcatggaaaataaaaaaaattcctacgtacacgaagatctatcatggtgatgttcatctacgagagggtgaTCGGAtcaacatatccttgtagatcgctaagcgggaagcgttaagaaacgcggttaatgtagtggtacagctttgtgattcaaatcaccgtcgtcccacgatccgtcccgatctagcaccgaacggacgacacctccgcgttcagcacacgtacacctcgatgacgatctccgccttcttgatccagcaagagagacgggaaagtagatgagttctccggcagcgtgacggcgcaccgatgatggtgatgatctatcctgcagggctccgcccaagctccacagaaatccgatctagaggaagaactacgaggtataggtttgagttgtacgtggcaaagttgtgtctcaaaaaccctaaaacctctagtatatataggaggaggggaggggctagccttggggctcaagggagcccctagggcgccggcctaagtggagaggaggactccaactccaattcggtttggggaaggaggagtcctcctctcccttcccacctccttttttttcttttggttttcttcttctagccccatagcccacttggactagcctcaccagcccactaaggtctggtgcgccatcctaggactattgggctcactcccggatgggtgggcccctcccggtaaaaaccaggaatccattcgtcactcccgatacactgtcggtaatgcccgaaatctttccggtaaccaaatgaaaccaacctatatatcaatcttcattcccggaccattttggaaaccttcgtgacgtccgtgatctcatccggcactcggaacaaccttcagtcaccaacacctataactcaactataccgaaacgtcactgaaccttaagtgtgcagaccctgcgggttcgagaactatgtaaacatgacccgagacactcccc
Coding sequences within:
- the LOC123445727 gene encoding pectin acetylesterase 5-like, producing MAPGTTEPLLLRPEQRRRPRDWLAWGLPAAVLLLLLLSVSGPLRPPLFRVPAPETVPLTLLAGAQEKGAVCLDGTPPGYHLQRGSGDGSNRWLIHLEGGGWCSTVKDCSNRRMYALGSSNFMKPMRFAGAGILGSDQLQNPDFYNWNKVFVRYCDGASFSGDAEGRAQDGSILYFRGLRIYQAVLDELMEKGLANATQALLTGCSAGGLATILHCDDFSARFSRDVSVKCLADAGFFLDVKDISGKRSFWSVYDGVVHLQNVREVLPKDCLANKEPTECFFPAELIKSTRTPMFILNSAYDSWQVRNVLVPVSSAPDKSWSSCKDNIRNCNSTQIKVLNGFRNTMVGALNVVEDKEDWGLFIDSCFTHCQSLYGISWNSEISPRLGNKTIAEAAGDWYHGRSQGVKEIDCEYPCNPTCSGQLPP